In Leptospira sp. WS58.C1, a single genomic region encodes these proteins:
- a CDS encoding LytR/AlgR family response regulator transcription factor, translating into MVRAVLVEDDKLMARTIQHYCREAFGKNLVSLKTFDELTPALYSIRENPIDLLLLDINLKGQSGYEILKLPEKDSFYTIVISSDKQNAVTAFDFGVLDFVAKPFTRERFIAAIDRMKSASASKADSTRKNSISLKKDGMIEVIRFQDILYLEASGNFTEIHLKSGRKELIRRTMESVLSELNSDFFRSHRSFIINLSEVKKILHGKGNHFKVLLGESAEVALSRSNYNTLKEMLG; encoded by the coding sequence ATGGTGAGAGCTGTTCTAGTCGAAGACGACAAACTGATGGCAAGGACCATCCAGCACTATTGCAGAGAGGCATTCGGAAAAAATCTAGTCTCTCTCAAGACCTTCGATGAATTAACTCCTGCTCTTTATAGTATTCGTGAAAACCCGATCGACCTTCTACTTTTGGATATCAATCTAAAAGGGCAATCCGGCTACGAGATTCTAAAACTTCCTGAAAAAGATTCCTTTTATACGATCGTGATCTCATCGGATAAACAAAATGCGGTGACCGCGTTTGATTTTGGCGTTTTGGATTTTGTAGCAAAACCGTTCACAAGAGAAAGATTTATAGCGGCGATTGATCGTATGAAATCGGCCTCCGCTTCTAAAGCGGATTCTACGCGAAAAAATAGTATTTCCTTGAAGAAAGACGGAATGATAGAAGTAATCCGTTTCCAGGACATTCTATATTTGGAAGCTTCCGGCAATTTTACCGAGATCCATCTCAAGTCGGGACGTAAAGAACTTATACGCAGAACCATGGAGTCCGTTCTTTCGGAACTGAATTCCGATTTTTTCCGTTCCCATCGATCCTTTATAATCAATCTTTCGGAAGTGAAGAAGATATTACACGGAAAAGGAAACCATTTCAAAGTCCTTCTAGGCGAATCTGCAGAAGTTGCCCTATCCAGATCGAATTATAATACCTTGAAAGAAATGTTGGGTTGA
- a CDS encoding sensor histidine kinase, producing the protein MQALFRFFFGLNYRFALRQYRKAKILSSVNFAPIFTRNAYLEILIVLRYVYLILPIIILPFALYDLVDAFSDAKDNSFVLFDLVFYFVFLTMNVLLNSGRLHRADLDRIKLLCRIGVFLLSLTGTCITVVVFPRLPEISLFSAAMFSVAIMFRFPDQTKYFVYAVNFAILYIFIYYSGNREPVLLQNPLVTLFLILIFDRVSFLTLANTYLKTQRIIRLNERLREEDTNKSDMISIAVHDLKSPLSGIMSISTILRKNLKSFSEKEKKEILTDIESSSRKILGHIDDLVGIAASGFENIKIDDNILNINSYIRSTIQNFDYQASLKRIRFHTQFEKEDLKIRSDRKAVASILDNLVSNAVKYSPIGGSIFIHSKLLKDNGDFVQIQIRDEGKGFTDEDKKLLFSRFTRLSAKPTGNEPSTGVGLYAVHRLVELLGAKISLESKPGQGATFTLLFAKTKISD; encoded by the coding sequence ATGCAGGCGCTATTTCGGTTTTTTTTCGGGCTCAATTATCGTTTTGCACTCAGACAGTATAGAAAGGCAAAGATACTTTCTTCCGTAAATTTTGCTCCGATCTTTACCCGAAACGCATACCTGGAAATTTTAATCGTACTCAGATACGTTTATCTCATTCTGCCTATCATCATTCTTCCCTTTGCGTTGTATGATCTGGTAGATGCGTTTTCGGATGCAAAGGACAATTCTTTCGTTCTATTCGATCTGGTATTTTATTTCGTGTTTCTGACAATGAACGTCCTTTTAAATTCGGGTCGTCTGCATAGGGCAGATTTGGATCGGATCAAACTACTTTGTAGGATTGGAGTATTTCTTCTTTCCCTAACCGGGACCTGTATCACAGTCGTGGTTTTTCCTAGGCTTCCTGAGATCTCACTTTTCTCCGCTGCCATGTTCAGCGTGGCAATCATGTTTAGATTCCCGGACCAAACAAAGTATTTCGTGTATGCCGTCAATTTTGCGATCTTATATATTTTTATCTATTACAGCGGGAATAGGGAGCCTGTACTTCTGCAAAACCCTTTGGTAACGCTATTTTTGATCCTTATTTTCGATCGTGTGTCTTTCTTAACTTTGGCGAATACCTATTTGAAAACCCAGAGAATCATTCGTTTGAATGAAAGATTACGGGAAGAAGATACGAATAAAAGTGATATGATCAGTATCGCAGTCCATGATCTGAAAAGTCCACTTTCCGGTATCATGAGCATCAGTACGATCCTGCGCAAAAATCTAAAATCGTTTTCGGAGAAGGAAAAAAAAGAGATCCTTACGGATATAGAAAGTTCTTCTCGGAAAATATTAGGTCATATCGATGATCTTGTCGGGATTGCAGCTTCCGGTTTCGAAAATATAAAAATAGATGATAATATTTTGAATATTAATTCTTATATAAGATCTACGATCCAGAACTTCGATTACCAGGCTTCCTTAAAACGGATCCGGTTCCACACGCAGTTCGAGAAAGAAGACCTAAAAATCCGTTCCGATAGAAAAGCGGTCGCGAGTATCTTGGATAATTTGGTCTCGAATGCTGTGAAATATTCTCCCATTGGCGGTTCCATATTCATTCATTCTAAACTGTTAAAAGATAATGGTGACTTTGTTCAGATCCAAATCAGAGATGAAGGAAAGGGATTCACGGACGAGGATAAAAAACTTTTGTTCTCCAGGTTCACTCGTCTTTCCGCCAAACCTACCGGGAACGAACCTTCTACAGGTGTAGGTCTCTATGCAGTTCATAGACTAGTGGAACTACTCGGAGCCAAGATCAGTTTGGAAAGTAAACCGGGACAAGGTGCGACCTTTACACTTCTATTTGCCAAAACCAAAATTTCAGATTGA
- a CDS encoding membrane dipeptidase — protein MKSRSFLRGPALGVVFLAVFATSTSVFGDPYWGTFKKDGCKSIFPGKRQYSAILYGIPSGQSWETTCANMGATILGQTFTKPSRCVNTGFNMWGEFDLIDDSCEANWAAPDEGGIYNYTHKNDGCQSSGTYAGKRKYSSRLWNIVGVSWEEACSKMPITIAGKTYTTPHRCVNTGGATGMWGEWYVADSSCETAPQAYSRGANDSLKRTGTLSGYVDLHTHPMAHLGFGGVIFHGSPFGAPATALADCPSVSDEGHSAGHSRVEAIVKDDIIGALLGTVRHDNRGYSSFPYWPANNSYTHQTMYYEWIKRAYEGGMRAMVVLAVNGDYMFGATDNGLPDIIKGIAIATDPVYDLNDMNTLRRQTQAVYDMQAWIDEQSGGPGQGWFRIVKTPAEAQTVISGGKLAVVLGAEVDYLVDCTGSNCNDSMITQGVQELYDLGLRYVFPIHLKTNGFGGAGLYNILGSGTKYDCKHYGQDCNTAGLTTYGQRILRELMKKGMIIDVGHMSAKSLDGALTFAEQQSYPGIVTGHTGVYDMANKGNRHEANPTGAALKRISTLGGMIGLIVGQGNLEEVSEWRQNSDGSYIAHACGGTSQTFAQSYQYLKNLIGDPSYDGRIAIGTDFNGFAHMPGPRYGTRACPGGTSVIAQPEASKVGYPFSPDSSLRLAATLAANPSMGKYSFGNRTFDFNTEGASHIGLMPDFFEDLRQQGLKRSDLEPVYRSADFFTTMWQNAVNRSGSIQ, from the coding sequence ATGAAAAGTCGGTCTTTTTTACGAGGGCCTGCGTTAGGCGTCGTATTCCTGGCTGTTTTTGCTACGAGTACGTCCGTTTTCGGCGATCCATATTGGGGAACATTTAAAAAGGATGGATGCAAATCCATTTTTCCGGGCAAACGCCAGTATTCCGCGATCCTTTACGGGATCCCATCAGGACAGAGTTGGGAAACAACCTGTGCGAATATGGGGGCGACCATTCTTGGCCAAACATTTACCAAACCTTCTCGTTGCGTAAATACGGGATTCAATATGTGGGGAGAATTCGATCTGATCGACGATTCTTGCGAAGCGAACTGGGCTGCACCGGACGAAGGCGGAATCTATAACTATACTCACAAGAATGACGGTTGTCAATCTTCCGGTACTTACGCAGGCAAAAGAAAGTATTCATCACGTTTATGGAATATAGTCGGTGTGAGTTGGGAAGAAGCCTGCTCTAAAATGCCGATTACCATCGCAGGGAAAACTTATACAACTCCTCATCGTTGTGTAAACACCGGGGGTGCCACAGGAATGTGGGGTGAATGGTATGTTGCGGATTCTAGTTGTGAAACTGCTCCACAAGCTTATTCCAGAGGAGCGAACGATTCTCTCAAGAGAACCGGAACTCTGTCGGGCTACGTAGATCTTCATACTCACCCAATGGCACATTTAGGTTTTGGAGGAGTGATCTTCCACGGCTCTCCATTCGGAGCACCTGCAACCGCACTAGCGGATTGCCCAAGCGTTTCCGACGAAGGACATTCGGCCGGACACTCTAGGGTAGAGGCTATCGTAAAAGACGATATTATCGGAGCTTTACTAGGAACGGTTCGTCACGATAACCGAGGTTATAGCAGTTTCCCATATTGGCCGGCTAATAATAGTTACACTCACCAAACCATGTATTATGAATGGATCAAACGCGCTTATGAAGGCGGGATGAGAGCCATGGTAGTACTCGCAGTAAACGGCGACTATATGTTCGGAGCAACGGATAACGGACTCCCGGACATCATCAAAGGGATAGCGATCGCTACCGATCCGGTCTATGACTTGAACGATATGAACACCTTGCGCCGCCAGACCCAAGCTGTGTACGATATGCAAGCTTGGATCGATGAACAAAGTGGTGGTCCAGGACAAGGTTGGTTCCGTATCGTAAAAACCCCAGCGGAAGCGCAAACTGTGATCTCCGGCGGTAAACTCGCCGTGGTCTTAGGTGCAGAAGTAGATTATCTGGTAGATTGTACCGGAAGCAACTGTAACGATTCCATGATCACACAAGGTGTTCAGGAACTTTACGATCTCGGACTACGTTATGTGTTCCCGATCCACTTGAAAACAAACGGATTTGGCGGGGCGGGACTATATAATATCTTGGGAAGCGGGACAAAGTATGACTGTAAACATTACGGTCAAGATTGTAATACTGCTGGTCTAACCACTTACGGACAAAGGATACTCAGAGAGTTGATGAAAAAAGGAATGATCATCGACGTGGGTCATATGTCCGCAAAATCCTTGGATGGAGCTCTTACCTTTGCCGAGCAACAGTCTTATCCCGGTATCGTAACGGGTCACACCGGTGTATACGATATGGCAAATAAGGGAAATCGACATGAGGCCAACCCGACAGGAGCAGCACTCAAACGTATCAGTACCTTGGGTGGTATGATCGGGCTAATTGTAGGACAAGGAAACCTGGAAGAGGTCAGTGAGTGGAGACAGAATAGCGACGGTTCTTATATCGCACACGCTTGCGGGGGAACTAGCCAGACATTCGCTCAGTCCTACCAATATCTCAAAAATCTAATAGGTGATCCTTCTTATGACGGTCGGATCGCTATCGGAACAGATTTTAACGGATTTGCTCATATGCCTGGCCCTCGTTATGGGACCCGTGCTTGCCCTGGCGGAACCTCCGTCATTGCACAACCGGAGGCTTCCAAAGTAGGATATCCATTCTCTCCGGATTCTTCCCTTAGATTAGCGGCAACTCTTGCTGCGAATCCTTCTATGGGAAAATACTCCTTCGGGAATCGTACATTCGACTTCAATACAGAAGGTGCTTCCCATATAGGGCTTATGCCTG